The following nucleotide sequence is from Halococcus agarilyticus.
GTGGCCGGGATGGCTCTCGGCGTCCTTCCGCATCCCGCAGTTGCGCTGCTCGCGGTCATCGCGTGGTTCGGCTGGCAGTACTCGGTCGGGCCGCTGCGGCTCGCGTGGCGCGGCTGGGGCGAACTCGACAACGCCGCACTCGGCGGCCTCGTCCTCCCGGCGTACGGCACAGCCGTACTCGACGGCCCGGTTTGGAGAACGCTGCTCGCGTGTGTTCCCTTCTTCCTGCTCGTGTTCGCCAACCTGCTGGCGACCCAGTGGCCCGACCGCCACGCCGACGCCGCCGTCGGGAAGCGAACGCTCGTCACGCGGTGGTCGCCGCGACGACTCAGACTGTTGTACGTCGGGGCGGTCTGTCTGGCGTTCGGATCCCTGCCCGTGCTGGCGGGCGGAGCGCTCCCGGCCGTGGTCGCGGCGGCGAGCCTGGTCGTCCTACCGGTGTCAGTGTGGGGGGCTGCGGGCTACACCGAGCGTCGAGTCCCGTTCCCGAGCGTCGCCGCGATGGTGGCGCTCGTCGTCGTTCAGCTACTCGCGTGGTGTGTCTGAGCCGTCCGATCGCGAGCCCGCGAACCGCCCGAGCGAGAGCGACCAGTCGTAGGATCGATACCGGATCGCGGGCGTTGCGTCCGCCGGAACGATCCCGTGTTCGCAGAGCAGCGAGCGGATCCCGCGCCGACCGCCGAAGTCGCCGCGATACCACAGCATGTGTCGCGGCACGCGAACCACGCCGCGGTCGGGATCGTACGCGACTTCCGTTTCCAGGTAGCCCGCCGTCGCGGTGTCGAGCTGGTCGTCGATCGTCCCGTGGTCGTACGCGAGGATCGGCGGGCAGCTCTCGGCCCCGCAGTTGAGCGCGAAGTGGATCCGTGGGTCGCGACTGTCGAGACGGTGAACACGTTCGAACGTGTCCGCAGGCCGCGGGAGGTAGCCGAGGCCCAGCGAGTGTCGCGATCGCCGGAGGAGGCCGTGTTCGATGTCGTCGAGGCTCAGCTCGTGGCCCGCGACCGCGACGATCTCCGCAGCGAAGAATCGCCGCCGATCTTGGAGCTGCTCGGGCGCGGCGTCGAGCAGGAGCTGGACGTGGGCGTTGTAGACGTTCAGCCAGAAGGCGAGCCGACGGTCGTCGGTGGCGAGCGCGTCCCGAAGCGCCGCTGGTGGGAGGTCGCGGAGCGCACGCTCGTAGCGCCGGGTCGGCTCGCCGTAGCGCACCGATCGGAGGAGGGCCGCAGCCAGCGCCAACGGATCGTCGTCGGCGTCGCTAGTACGATCCGTATTCTCGGTGTGTCGAGTGTCGTCGGTGCGTTCGGTATCCGACCGATTCCCGGTGTCAGCGCGAACCACGTTCGATCGAGGGTCGGCGGCGGCATGGTCCTTTTCCCGTCATGTTTTAGCCACGCACACGCGATCGAACGGTGTATGATCGGCATCATCGGCGGCAGCGGGATCTACGAGGCGTTTGATCTCGAAAACGTCCGCGAGGAAGGAGTCACGACACCGTTCGGCGACCCGAGCGCACCGATCACGGTCGGCGAACTTCAGGGGACGGATGTCGCCTTCCTCCCACGACACGGCCGCGATCACCAGTTCTCGCCCACCGATGCACCGTATCGGGCGAACGTCCACGCCCTCAAGCAGCTCGGCGTCGAGCGCGTGCTCGCGACCAACGCCGTGGGAAGTCTCCGCGACGACCTCCCGCCGCAAACCCTCGTGGTGCCCGACCAACTGTTCGACCGGACGCGCCACCGGCCGTACACCTTCTTCGACGACGGGATGGTGGTCCACATGGAGTTCGCCGAGCCGTACTGCCCACACATGGCCGAGCATCTCGTCACGTCGGCCGACGCGGCCACCGACGACGGCGCACGCGAGGGCGGGACCTACGTCTGCATCGAGGGACCACAGTATTCGACGAAGGCCGAATCGGAGTGGTTCCGCGAGCAGGGCTGGGATCTCGCCGGCATGACCGCGGTCCCGGAGGCAAAGCTCGCCCGCGAGGCCGAACTGTGCTACGCGACCATCACCGGGATCACCGACTGGGGCGTGTGGAAGGG
It contains:
- a CDS encoding DUF547 domain-containing protein; the protein is MVRADTGNRSDTERTDDTRHTENTDRTSDADDDPLALAAALLRSVRYGEPTRRYERALRDLPPAALRDALATDDRRLAFWLNVYNAHVQLLLDAAPEQLQDRRRFFAAEIVAVAGHELSLDDIEHGLLRRSRHSLGLGYLPRPADTFERVHRLDSRDPRIHFALNCGAESCPPILAYDHGTIDDQLDTATAGYLETEVAYDPDRGVVRVPRHMLWYRGDFGGRRGIRSLLCEHGIVPADATPAIRYRSYDWSLSLGRFAGSRSDGSDTPRE
- the mtnP gene encoding S-methyl-5'-thioadenosine phosphorylase, which encodes MIGIIGGSGIYEAFDLENVREEGVTTPFGDPSAPITVGELQGTDVAFLPRHGRDHQFSPTDAPYRANVHALKQLGVERVLATNAVGSLRDDLPPQTLVVPDQLFDRTRHRPYTFFDDGMVVHMEFAEPYCPHMAEHLVTSADAATDDGAREGGTYVCIEGPQYSTKAESEWFREQGWDLAGMTAVPEAKLAREAELCYATITGITDWGVWKGAVDDRLGDVLENAAANEQAINATLERAIRTLPNERECSCEHALEGTINTPSEAIPDATKERVDLLAGGYLD
- a CDS encoding prenyltransferase; this encodes MATRRLTASRLRTMLWACWKMSRPAQLLLVLVVYALGAKIALSSGASVDATGLAIGGTALLAVAASVHYANEYADHATDALTDRTPFSGGSGALARTGLPRSLALHAGIAALAVGTIAAVAGMALGVLPHPAVALLAVIAWFGWQYSVGPLRLAWRGWGELDNAALGGLVLPAYGTAVLDGPVWRTLLACVPFFLLVFANLLATQWPDRHADAAVGKRTLVTRWSPRRLRLLYVGAVCLAFGSLPVLAGGALPAVVAAASLVVLPVSVWGAAGYTERRVPFPSVAAMVALVVVQLLAWCV